Proteins encoded together in one Variovorax paradoxus EPS window:
- the cysC gene encoding adenylyl-sulfate kinase: protein MRIDANSVALHTPRGSGSCVIWLTGLSGAGKSTIANSLRERAMAQGMPVAILDGDDVRRGLSQGLGFGHADRRENIRRMAEVARLLSDQGLAVIVAAVSPMREQRAMARKIVGTAFREVHVHASLATCEQRDVKGLYARARRGEVAKFTGISDIYEPPLQPDLVIDTSSCEVAQAASRLMSAFDAWSLRDGSR, encoded by the coding sequence ATGCGGATTGACGCCAATTCGGTAGCGCTGCACACACCGCGGGGTTCCGGATCATGCGTCATCTGGTTGACGGGCCTGTCGGGCGCCGGAAAGTCCACCATCGCCAACAGCCTGCGCGAGCGCGCGATGGCGCAGGGCATGCCAGTGGCCATCCTCGACGGTGACGACGTTCGGCGCGGCTTGAGCCAGGGCCTCGGGTTCGGCCACGCGGACCGCCGCGAGAACATCCGGCGAATGGCCGAAGTCGCCCGCCTGCTGAGCGACCAGGGGCTCGCGGTCATCGTTGCGGCCGTGTCTCCGATGCGGGAGCAGCGTGCAATGGCGCGCAAGATCGTCGGCACGGCCTTTCGCGAAGTCCATGTGCACGCCTCCCTGGCGACATGCGAGCAGCGCGACGTCAAGGGCCTGTATGCGCGTGCGCGCCGCGGCGAGGTCGCCAAGTTCACCGGTATCTCGGACATCTACGAGCCACCGCTGCAGCCTGACCTGGTCATCGACACCTCGAGCTGCGAAGTCGCTCAGGCTGCAAGCCGCCTGATGTCCGCATTCGACGCGTGGAGCCTGCGCGACGGGAGCCGATGA